In a single window of the Acetivibrio clariflavus DSM 19732 genome:
- a CDS encoding phage portal protein: MSVFSRLFKARDKPKNSLFGNAYSFFFGGTSSGKAVNERTAMQTTAVYACVRILAEAIAGLPLHVYRYKEDGGKEKALTHPLYYLLHDEPNPEMTSFVFRETLMSHLLLWGNAYAQIIRDGSGRVLALYPLLPNKMTVDRAPNGELFYTYRRDSDESRVNPKAGLIYLRSEEVLHIPGLGFDGLIGYSPIAMAKNAIGMAIACEEYGASFFANGANPGGVLEHPGVLKDPAKVRESWNAVYQGSANAHRIAVLEEGMKFQPIGIPPEQAQFLETRKFQINEIARIFRVPPHMVGDLEKSSFSNIEQQSLEFVKYTLDPWVVRWEQALQKALLLPSEKRAYFVKFNVDGLLRGDYASRMNGYAVARQNGWMSANDIRELEDMNRIPAELGGDLYLVNGNMTRLADAGAFAGKNNAETEGSKVEQITKTKTGSPLLELDTKR; this comes from the coding sequence ATGAGTGTATTTTCCCGTTTGTTCAAAGCAAGGGATAAGCCGAAAAACAGCCTGTTCGGTAATGCATATAGCTTTTTCTTCGGCGGCACATCCAGCGGAAAAGCTGTCAATGAGCGGACTGCTATGCAGACAACTGCAGTGTATGCCTGTGTAAGGATACTTGCAGAAGCCATCGCCGGGCTTCCGCTTCATGTGTACCGCTATAAAGAAGACGGTGGCAAAGAAAAAGCGTTGACCCACCCGCTCTATTATTTACTCCATGACGAACCAAACCCTGAGATGACTTCATTCGTGTTCCGAGAAACACTGATGAGTCATCTTCTTTTATGGGGAAACGCTTACGCTCAAATTATTAGGGACGGTTCCGGACGAGTGCTGGCGCTTTATCCACTTTTGCCAAACAAAATGACGGTAGACAGGGCTCCAAATGGAGAACTGTTTTACACTTATCGGCGCGACAGCGATGAGAGCAGGGTTAATCCAAAAGCAGGCCTTATTTACCTACGAAGTGAGGAGGTTCTTCACATCCCGGGACTCGGTTTTGACGGACTGATCGGATACTCCCCTATTGCTATGGCCAAGAACGCCATAGGCATGGCTATTGCCTGTGAGGAGTATGGTGCATCCTTTTTTGCCAACGGAGCAAATCCGGGTGGCGTTCTGGAACATCCCGGTGTATTAAAGGATCCGGCAAAGGTGCGGGAAAGCTGGAACGCTGTTTATCAAGGAAGTGCCAATGCTCATCGCATTGCAGTTCTGGAAGAGGGAATGAAGTTTCAACCAATCGGCATTCCACCCGAACAGGCACAGTTTTTAGAGACAAGAAAGTTTCAGATAAATGAAATTGCTCGGATATTCCGAGTACCTCCCCATATGGTTGGAGATCTTGAAAAGTCAAGCTTTTCAAACATCGAACAGCAATCTCTGGAATTTGTTAAATACACGCTTGACCCGTGGGTGGTGCGTTGGGAACAGGCTCTCCAAAAAGCGCTGCTTTTACCATCAGAGAAGCGGGCATACTTTGTCAAATTCAATGTAGATGGCCTTCTGCGCGGTGATTATGCAAGCCGCATGAATGGTTATGCTGTAGCTCGCCAGAACGGCTGGATGTCTGCTAACGATATCCGCGAGCTTGAGGACATGAACCGGATTCCGGCGGAGTTGGGCGGAGATCTGTATCTTGTTAACGGTAACATGACCAGGCTTGCCGATGCAGGTGCCTTTGCAGGCAAAAACAATGCTGAAACGGAGGGATCAAAAGTTGAACAAATCACAAAAACAAAAACCGGTTCGCCGCTTCTGGAACTGGATACAAAACGATGA
- a CDS encoding terminase large subunit — MRFLFSCSILGKEAAKLRKLKRYKPTKFMAEGSRYDKEAADAAVTFINCLKHTKGEWYGMPFELIDWQEQIVRDIFGILKPNGYRQFNTAYIEIPKKQGKSELAAAIALYLTCGDFEHGGEVYGCASDRQQASIVFDVAVDMVEQCPALKSRIKPMLSQKRLVYKPLGSFYQVLSAEAYTKHGLNVHGVVFDELHAQPNRDLYDVMLHGSGDARKQPLFFLITTAGTDRNSICWEVHQKAEDILQGRKIDPTFYPVIYSAADTDDWTSEKVWRKVNPSLGITVDIEKLRVACENAKQNPAEENLFRQLRLNQWVKQSVRWMPMDKWDKCAFPVDAEKLRGRTCYGGLDLSSTTDITAFVLVFPPLDESDKYQILPFFWIPEENIDQRVRRDHVPYDVWERQGFLYTTEGNVVHYGFIETFIEELGMKYNIKEIAFDRWGAIQMTQNLEALGFTVVPFGQGFKDMSPPTKELMKLTLEERIAHGGNPVLRWMMDNIYVKTDPAGNIKPDKEKSTERIDGAVALIMALDRALRHDGDERNGSIYDERGLLII; from the coding sequence ATGAGGTTCCTTTTTTCTTGCTCAATTTTAGGAAAGGAGGCGGCAAAGCTGCGGAAGTTAAAACGATATAAACCAACCAAGTTTATGGCGGAAGGTTCTCGATATGACAAGGAAGCGGCGGATGCCGCTGTTACTTTTATAAACTGCCTGAAGCATACCAAGGGTGAATGGTATGGAATGCCTTTTGAATTAATTGACTGGCAGGAACAGATTGTCCGGGATATATTCGGAATCTTGAAACCTAACGGATACAGGCAGTTTAACACTGCCTATATAGAAATTCCAAAAAAGCAGGGTAAGAGCGAACTTGCAGCGGCAATTGCTTTATATCTTACCTGTGGTGATTTCGAGCATGGTGGCGAGGTTTATGGATGTGCGTCTGATCGTCAGCAGGCATCCATTGTTTTCGATGTTGCAGTAGATATGGTGGAACAGTGTCCGGCATTAAAATCTCGAATTAAACCAATGCTGTCACAGAAGCGGCTGGTTTATAAACCGTTAGGCAGTTTTTATCAGGTGCTTTCAGCGGAGGCATATACGAAACATGGGCTAAACGTCCATGGTGTGGTATTTGACGAACTTCATGCTCAGCCAAACAGGGATCTTTATGATGTAATGCTTCACGGATCTGGCGATGCAAGAAAACAACCGCTGTTTTTCCTGATCACAACTGCTGGCACAGACCGCAATTCCATCTGCTGGGAAGTACATCAAAAGGCTGAGGATATTCTTCAAGGGCGTAAGATAGATCCGACTTTCTACCCTGTTATCTACAGCGCAGCCGATACCGATGACTGGACAAGTGAAAAGGTATGGAGAAAGGTTAACCCGTCACTGGGCATTACAGTCGACATCGAAAAATTGAGGGTGGCTTGTGAAAATGCCAAGCAAAATCCTGCAGAGGAAAATTTATTCCGTCAGCTCCGCTTAAATCAGTGGGTGAAACAATCGGTGCGCTGGATGCCAATGGATAAATGGGATAAGTGTGCGTTTCCTGTTGATGCAGAAAAATTGCGCGGCAGAACCTGTTACGGAGGACTTGACCTGTCATCTACTACCGATATTACCGCCTTTGTGCTGGTGTTTCCACCGCTTGATGAATCTGATAAATATCAGATTCTACCTTTTTTCTGGATACCGGAGGAGAATATTGATCAGCGTGTGCGGAGAGATCATGTGCCTTATGATGTCTGGGAGAGGCAAGGCTTTTTATATACCACTGAGGGTAACGTCGTGCATTATGGCTTTATCGAAACCTTTATTGAGGAACTCGGAATGAAATATAACATTAAGGAAATAGCCTTTGACCGCTGGGGCGCAATTCAGATGACGCAAAACCTCGAGGCTTTGGGGTTTACGGTTGTTCCATTCGGTCAGGGTTTCAAGGATATGTCGCCGCCTACAAAAGAGTTGATGAAGCTGACATTGGAAGAACGCATCGCCCATGGTGGTAATCCAGTACTGCGGTGGATGATGGACAATATCTATGTCAAAACCGATCCCGCCGGAAACATTAAGCCGGATAAAGAAAAATCCACCGAGAGAATAGATGGTGCGGTAGCGTTAATTATGGCGCTTGACCGCGCGTTAAGGCATGACGGGGATGAACGCAACGGATCAATTTATGATGAAAGGGGGCTGTTGATTATATGA
- a CDS encoding head maturation protease, ClpP-related, with protein sequence MNKSQKQKPVRRFWNWIQNDDGSRTLYIDGPIAEESWLGDEVTPKQFKSELLSGEGDITIWINSPGGDIFAANQIYNMLMDYKGKVTVKIDGIAASAASVIAMAGGDVFMSPVSMMMIHNPMTIAIGDTEEMEKAIAMLEEIKESIINAYELKTGLSRAKISHLMDAESWFNARKAVELGFADGILFMEDESFPSEFEVSGGMIFSRQAVTNSILQKLKPKEKPKGTPIESLEKRLFLLLPH encoded by the coding sequence TTGAACAAATCACAAAAACAAAAACCGGTTCGCCGCTTCTGGAACTGGATACAAAACGATGATGGCAGCCGGACATTATATATTGACGGCCCAATAGCTGAAGAAAGCTGGCTGGGAGACGAAGTAACTCCCAAGCAGTTCAAATCAGAGCTGTTGTCCGGAGAGGGTGATATAACGATCTGGATCAACAGCCCTGGCGGAGATATATTTGCAGCTAATCAAATTTACAACATGCTTATGGATTACAAAGGCAAAGTGACGGTAAAGATTGACGGTATTGCAGCCAGCGCCGCTTCGGTCATAGCTATGGCCGGAGGTGACGTCTTTATGTCACCAGTCAGCATGATGATGATTCACAACCCTATGACAATAGCCATCGGTGATACAGAAGAAATGGAGAAAGCTATCGCAATGCTGGAAGAAATAAAGGAATCCATCATCAACGCTTATGAGCTGAAAACCGGGCTTTCCAGGGCAAAAATATCGCACCTAATGGATGCAGAAAGCTGGTTTAACGCAAGAAAAGCGGTGGAACTTGGCTTTGCCGATGGAATCTTGTTTATGGAGGATGAATCATTCCCATCCGAATTTGAAGTATCAGGAGGAATGATCTTCAGCAGGCAGGCAGTAACAAATTCCATCCTGCAAAAGCTTAAACCAAAAGAGAAACCAAAAGGAACACCAATTGAGTCGCTTGAAAAGCGGCTTTTTCTACTTTTACCCCACTAA
- a CDS encoding DUF5049 domain-containing protein, whose product MGNENLITDKIYRQIIAIRDSGACNMFDLPRVQEEAYKMGFYELVVFLNEHKKEYAEFILTGKR is encoded by the coding sequence ATGGGTAACGAGAATCTGATAACTGATAAGATTTATCGGCAGATTATAGCCATACGGGACAGCGGTGCCTGTAATATGTTTGACTTGCCAAGAGTACAGGAAGAGGCATATAAAATGGGGTTTTATGAATTAGTAGTATTTCTTAATGAACACAAGAAAGAATATGCCGAGTTTATCCTGACAGGCAAACGATAA